Proteins encoded within one genomic window of Mycolicibacterium aubagnense:
- a CDS encoding SLC13 family permease, whose translation MSAAQALSLVMLVLVLVAAIWRRMNIGVLALGAALPVLALSGLDAKTMYTTFPGDIFALIVGVSLLFAHLERSGALGWFVELVYGAVGDRHAVLPWAGFVLGAALSTVGAFSTAVIAFLVPLVAHVTARYRNSFYLCELAVVIGANNAGLSPLNPTGAVVRAAAAKFGATYPGWGLWAVSVVVTVLVVLCLQLLHAYRRSRGHGFDLTPAPAVEPESTAVQRPTPIYAGAAGAALATFALLVVIVKTDVGVTAIALAAILQIAFHPQERSLLARIPWPSILLLCGLLTYLGLMQKIGTIDAIAGVLHHLGTGALLILVLAYLTALLCNIESSTLGVLGLMTPIVFSTFTTPAQMFWVLCAVCVPAALMVMNPIHVAGTLIIGHSAVDEQERLFRRLLGLAASLALVVPGLLSVIPIALA comes from the coding sequence GTGTCTGCCGCTCAAGCGCTTTCGCTGGTCATGCTGGTTCTGGTGCTGGTGGCGGCAATCTGGCGCCGGATGAACATCGGCGTGCTCGCTCTTGGCGCGGCACTGCCGGTGCTCGCACTGTCGGGGCTCGACGCGAAGACGATGTACACGACATTCCCGGGTGACATCTTCGCGTTGATCGTCGGGGTCTCTCTGCTGTTCGCCCATCTCGAACGCAGCGGCGCGCTCGGGTGGTTCGTGGAGTTGGTCTACGGCGCGGTCGGCGATCGCCACGCCGTGCTTCCGTGGGCGGGTTTCGTTCTCGGCGCCGCGCTGTCCACCGTCGGCGCCTTCTCGACGGCGGTCATCGCGTTTCTGGTCCCGCTGGTTGCCCACGTCACCGCTCGCTATCGCAACAGCTTCTACCTATGCGAATTGGCCGTCGTCATCGGCGCAAACAACGCCGGCCTGTCACCGTTAAACCCGACGGGGGCGGTCGTGCGTGCGGCCGCTGCCAAATTCGGCGCAACCTACCCCGGGTGGGGATTGTGGGCTGTCTCGGTCGTGGTGACGGTTCTGGTGGTGCTGTGTCTGCAACTGCTCCACGCGTACCGCCGGAGCCGAGGACACGGATTCGACCTGACCCCGGCTCCGGCAGTGGAGCCCGAAAGCACTGCGGTGCAACGCCCTACCCCGATCTACGCCGGGGCTGCCGGCGCGGCGCTGGCTACCTTCGCGCTGCTCGTCGTCATCGTCAAGACCGACGTCGGCGTGACCGCGATCGCCTTGGCGGCGATACTGCAGATCGCGTTCCACCCACAGGAGCGATCGCTGCTCGCGCGGATTCCCTGGCCGAGCATCCTTCTGCTGTGTGGTCTGCTGACCTATCTGGGATTGATGCAGAAGATCGGTACGATCGACGCGATTGCCGGTGTCCTGCACCATCTCGGGACCGGCGCCCTCCTCATCCTCGTCCTGGCCTACCTGACCGCGCTGCTGTGCAACATCGAGAGCTCGACGCTGGGAGTCCTCGGCCTGATGACGCCAATCGTGTTCTCCACCTTCACCACACCCGCCCAAATGTTCTGGGTGCTATGTGCGGTATGCGTGCCGGCCGCGTTGATGGTGATGAACCCGATTCATGTGGCGGGCACGCTCATTATCGGCCACAGTGCCGTCGACGAGCAGGAGCGCCTATTCCGCAGGCTGCTCGGCCTCGCAGCCAGCCTGGCGCTCGTGGTGCCCGGATTGCTGTCGGTCATTCCGATCGCCTTGGCATAA
- a CDS encoding DUF4345 domain-containing protein, which translates to MNMEYPRAASQPRNDWSRRGLQWTLAGLTVIPMASAIGEIVRGAQGVPGGSPKVPPTVDSSLRYANVFKFAMAVMMWPELGRVERSRTVTFSLSTTFFGGLARMRSWQQRGRPHPVAVAAIALETIGVASLLAWQRSLSSSAAGDVTPDCRVSEVRC; encoded by the coding sequence ATGAACATGGAGTACCCGCGGGCTGCGTCGCAGCCTCGCAACGATTGGAGTCGCCGAGGACTGCAGTGGACACTCGCGGGGCTGACGGTGATTCCGATGGCCAGCGCGATCGGCGAGATCGTTCGGGGCGCCCAGGGTGTGCCGGGAGGATCACCGAAAGTGCCGCCCACAGTGGACAGTTCGCTTCGATATGCCAATGTGTTCAAGTTCGCGATGGCGGTGATGATGTGGCCCGAGCTCGGGCGCGTCGAGCGGTCGCGGACGGTGACGTTTTCGTTGTCAACCACGTTCTTTGGCGGACTGGCCCGCATGCGTTCATGGCAACAGCGTGGACGACCGCACCCGGTTGCCGTGGCAGCGATAGCGCTGGAGACCATCGGGGTGGCGAGTCTCCTGGCATGGCAGAGGTCGCTGTCTTCCAGCGCTGCCGGCGACGTTACTCCGGACTGTCGAGTATCCGAAGTGCGTTGTTGA
- a CDS encoding NADH:flavin oxidoreductase/NADH oxidase family protein, translating to MNALHQPLRLPNGLLLPNRIMKAAMSEALANTRHAPDGRLVRLYGRWSRGGYGLLITGNVMVDRTQLGEPGNVVIEDDRDLAALSRWVKSTHDAGVPIWAQLNHPGRQSNPLAIGHTPVAPSPVPLSLPGSPTPRALTGPQIEKIVDRFVTAAQVCETAGFDGVQIHAAHGYLVTQFLSPLTNLREDEWGGDSERRMRFLLEVIRGIRARVSPAFAVSVKLNSADFQRGGFTEDDSRQVVRALAEEAVDLIEISGGNYESPAMSGSAAASTRAREAYFLEYARTVRKAAGQVPLAVTGGFRSQEAMTAAVKSGDCDVVGLARPTVTMPDAAEAILSGQLDALPTRELKYGMRSLINRFVDVKALDGVLNISWNTDQLHRLGGGLEPDLNRGRLATTLAMLRRNGTATLRPKRGIR from the coding sequence ATGAACGCCCTGCACCAACCGCTCCGGCTACCCAACGGCCTTCTGTTGCCCAACCGGATCATGAAGGCCGCGATGAGTGAGGCGCTGGCCAATACGCGCCACGCCCCCGATGGCCGTTTGGTGCGCCTCTACGGCCGATGGAGTCGCGGAGGCTATGGGCTGCTCATCACGGGCAACGTGATGGTCGACCGCACCCAGTTGGGGGAGCCGGGGAACGTGGTGATCGAGGACGACCGGGATCTCGCAGCGCTGTCGCGGTGGGTCAAGTCCACTCACGACGCGGGGGTTCCCATCTGGGCGCAGCTCAATCATCCCGGGCGGCAATCTAATCCGCTGGCCATTGGCCATACCCCGGTCGCACCCAGCCCTGTGCCCTTGAGTCTGCCGGGCTCGCCTACGCCGCGCGCGTTGACCGGCCCGCAGATCGAGAAGATCGTCGACCGTTTCGTGACCGCGGCGCAGGTGTGCGAAACGGCGGGATTCGACGGCGTGCAGATCCACGCTGCGCACGGATATCTGGTCACCCAGTTCCTGTCGCCGCTGACCAATCTGCGTGAGGACGAGTGGGGTGGCGACAGTGAGCGCCGGATGCGTTTCCTGCTGGAAGTGATCCGCGGTATCCGGGCCCGCGTCTCACCGGCATTCGCGGTGAGTGTGAAGCTCAACTCGGCCGACTTTCAACGGGGTGGATTCACCGAAGATGATTCACGCCAGGTGGTACGCGCCCTCGCCGAAGAGGCCGTCGACTTGATCGAAATCAGCGGCGGAAACTACGAATCGCCGGCCATGTCGGGATCGGCAGCAGCCAGTACCCGAGCCCGCGAAGCCTACTTCCTGGAATATGCGCGCACCGTTCGCAAAGCTGCGGGACAGGTACCGCTGGCGGTTACCGGTGGTTTCCGGTCGCAGGAGGCCATGACTGCGGCAGTCAAATCGGGGGATTGCGACGTGGTTGGCCTGGCGCGCCCGACGGTGACCATGCCGGATGCCGCAGAGGCCATATTGTCCGGCCAGCTCGACGCGCTTCCGACCCGCGAGCTCAAGTACGGAATGCGAAGTCTGATAAATCGATTCGTCGATGTCAAAGCGCTTGACGGCGTGCTCAACATCAGTTGGAACACCGATCAGCTCCACCGGCTCGGAGGCGGGCTCGAACCCGACTTGAACCGCGGTCGACTGGCCACCACCCTCGCGATGCTCAGGCGCAACGGAACCGCGACGCTACGCCCCAAACGCGGAATCCGATAA
- a CDS encoding SDR family oxidoreductase has translation MPSVLVTGAGRGIGLAIAEHMSSRGWDVYATARSDTALHSLGRLPNVHPIPLDITDRSDIAALPARLPAGLNGLVNNAGIIVNGPVEGLSLDDLTEQLDVNVISQIAVTQAVLPKIREAAGRLVFMSSVSGLITTPGTGAYNASKYAIESLGDALRMELRPWKIPVSLIEPGPIRTDMWGSALDDYDRMTKQLSEAHRRLYASHLAGSRKLLSGMQKLAADPKRVAKAVHHALTSRRPKRRYLLDTLSRTQKLAFAVTPVAITDAILAAATTSK, from the coding sequence ATGCCTTCTGTTTTGGTTACGGGCGCTGGGAGAGGCATCGGGTTGGCGATCGCCGAGCATATGAGTTCGCGGGGCTGGGACGTGTATGCCACCGCACGCTCTGATACCGCGTTGCACAGCCTGGGTCGATTGCCCAATGTGCATCCGATCCCGCTGGACATCACCGACCGTTCCGATATCGCCGCGCTGCCCGCCCGGTTGCCGGCAGGTCTCAACGGCCTGGTGAACAACGCGGGCATCATCGTCAACGGGCCGGTCGAGGGACTGTCGCTGGATGACCTGACCGAGCAGCTCGACGTCAACGTGATCTCCCAGATCGCGGTGACCCAAGCGGTGCTGCCGAAAATCCGAGAAGCCGCTGGGCGGCTGGTATTCATGTCCTCGGTCAGCGGGCTCATCACAACTCCGGGCACCGGCGCGTACAACGCGTCGAAGTATGCGATCGAATCGTTGGGTGATGCGCTGCGAATGGAGCTGCGCCCGTGGAAGATTCCGGTCTCGCTCATCGAGCCCGGCCCAATCCGCACCGATATGTGGGGCAGCGCACTCGACGACTACGACCGCATGACCAAACAGCTGTCCGAGGCGCATCGCCGGCTTTACGCGTCGCATCTGGCCGGAAGTCGGAAGCTGTTGAGCGGTATGCAGAAACTGGCCGCCGACCCCAAGCGAGTCGCCAAAGCGGTCCATCACGCACTGACATCGAGACGTCCGAAGCGTCGCTACCTGCTCGACACCCTCAGCCGCACTCAGAAGCTCGCCTTCGCGGTCACCCCGGTCGCGATCACCGACGCGATCCTGGCGGCCGCCACGACCTCGAAATGA
- a CDS encoding APC family permease, with the protein MPSISNVERLEELRDAQQNSDTGLAAASMTGVELVAQSTAGIAPSAVMVSGATLVAASAGAGTLYSYAISLGVLLLVGWCVSRAARLRPGEDLLSHITAAFGRAVGFVGSTGLAFGYLLISVGCVAQFAQYTKPLLGVPPPVSAGAPATSISVTVVLEILCVVCAALMMIRGVRISAWTGVVLEVLSIGAILLVCTMVLLHHGFSLAPLMPTGITVQQVVSGMVLATLGFVGFESAACLSVEAKDPQRTIPRAVTGSALLAGALYLYASYAQIVGFGGADNLAADATPLNTLADGLGVHWLALGIDLGAVASNFACVTGSLTAASRVLRSMGESQLVHRKMAATHPIRKTPHVAIILLSVAALIAAIGLGASGINELDVYSYTGTLGTFGYMIAYMLMGLGIPILVRRLAPQTSVTVAAVVGVTVALCLAYVFYRNVYPIPAWPAALMPWIFLAVLLAAAAWYFAGPARIARRQTREASLPAEPAPEPAR; encoded by the coding sequence ATGCCGTCAATATCCAATGTCGAGCGGCTCGAAGAACTCAGAGATGCTCAGCAGAACTCAGATACCGGACTTGCGGCCGCCAGCATGACCGGTGTCGAGCTTGTTGCGCAGTCGACCGCCGGCATCGCGCCAAGTGCCGTGATGGTCTCCGGCGCAACCCTTGTGGCTGCTAGCGCCGGCGCTGGCACCTTGTATTCGTACGCCATCTCTTTGGGCGTGCTGCTCTTGGTGGGCTGGTGCGTATCCCGAGCCGCACGGTTGCGGCCGGGAGAGGACTTGCTGTCACATATCACCGCCGCGTTCGGTAGAGCGGTCGGGTTCGTCGGATCGACCGGTCTCGCCTTCGGGTACCTGCTCATCTCCGTCGGCTGCGTGGCCCAATTCGCGCAGTACACAAAACCCCTTCTCGGAGTGCCTCCACCGGTGAGCGCCGGAGCGCCCGCTACCTCGATTTCGGTCACGGTGGTTTTGGAAATCCTGTGCGTGGTCTGCGCGGCATTGATGATGATCCGCGGCGTCCGGATCTCCGCATGGACCGGTGTGGTGCTCGAGGTGCTCTCGATCGGAGCAATTCTGTTGGTGTGCACCATGGTTCTACTTCATCATGGGTTCAGTCTCGCGCCGCTCATGCCCACCGGAATCACGGTGCAACAGGTGGTCAGCGGCATGGTGTTGGCGACCCTGGGTTTCGTCGGATTCGAGTCGGCCGCGTGTTTGTCCGTCGAGGCCAAAGACCCACAACGGACAATCCCACGGGCCGTCACGGGCAGTGCGCTACTGGCCGGCGCGCTCTACCTGTACGCGTCGTATGCGCAGATTGTCGGATTCGGCGGTGCCGACAACCTGGCCGCCGATGCAACGCCGTTGAACACATTGGCCGACGGCCTTGGCGTGCACTGGCTTGCGTTGGGCATCGATCTGGGCGCGGTGGCCTCCAACTTCGCCTGCGTCACCGGCTCGCTGACAGCGGCCAGTCGGGTACTGCGATCGATGGGGGAGTCGCAGCTGGTGCACCGCAAGATGGCGGCGACGCATCCCATCCGCAAGACCCCGCATGTTGCGATCATCTTGCTCAGTGTGGCGGCCCTGATCGCGGCAATCGGCTTGGGAGCAAGCGGAATCAACGAGCTCGATGTGTATTCCTACACCGGAACCCTGGGAACCTTCGGTTACATGATTGCCTACATGCTGATGGGATTGGGTATCCCGATTCTGGTGCGGCGCTTGGCACCACAGACGAGTGTCACCGTTGCCGCCGTGGTCGGGGTGACCGTCGCGCTCTGCCTCGCGTACGTCTTTTACCGCAACGTGTATCCGATCCCAGCCTGGCCCGCTGCCTTGATGCCGTGGATCTTCCTGGCAGTGCTGCTTGCCGCGGCCGCCTGGTATTTCGCAGGACCGGCCCGCATCGCTCGGAGGCAGACCCGCGAAGCATCGTTGCCCGCGGAGCCGGCGCCCGAGCCCGCGAGGTGA
- a CDS encoding TetR/AcrR family transcriptional regulator: MRHRFNCDRYGNVRYADEDGVSIDREALVVRYPPDHKEKLRAALLEAAVEQMKINGFMGIGVDGIASAAGVTSGAVYSNFTSKAGLLTAIIETYLGQFSDAPDSTQDDIDGLKDFLAYYIGTTHCLDVENGCIMPALSEDVARHPAAREAYDRQATAFATRIADALGGEPEQAQRRAWSLVALMVGAVTVARAMVPGSYSQQQALQAGLAAAMAIVDDHDDRGPTSNTSAI; encoded by the coding sequence GTGCGGCACCGCTTCAATTGCGACCGTTACGGTAACGTACGTTATGCTGATGAAGACGGCGTGTCAATCGACAGAGAGGCGCTGGTTGTGCGGTATCCACCGGATCACAAAGAGAAACTCCGCGCTGCGCTGCTAGAAGCCGCAGTTGAACAGATGAAGATCAACGGCTTCATGGGGATCGGTGTTGACGGCATCGCCAGCGCCGCCGGTGTCACCTCTGGGGCCGTCTACTCAAACTTCACCAGCAAGGCTGGGCTGCTCACCGCGATCATCGAGACATACCTCGGCCAGTTCTCCGACGCTCCCGACTCGACGCAGGACGACATAGACGGATTGAAAGATTTCCTGGCCTACTACATCGGCACCACTCACTGTCTGGATGTCGAAAATGGTTGCATCATGCCAGCATTGAGCGAAGATGTGGCCAGACATCCGGCCGCCCGAGAAGCCTACGATCGTCAGGCCACGGCCTTTGCGACTCGAATTGCCGACGCCCTCGGCGGCGAACCCGAGCAGGCTCAACGACGCGCATGGAGCCTCGTCGCCCTGATGGTCGGCGCCGTGACGGTTGCGCGCGCAATGGTTCCCGGCAGCTATTCGCAACAACAAGCACTTCAGGCAGGACTTGCCGCTGCCATGGCCATCGTCGACGATCACGATGACCGTGGGCCTACATCCAATACATCGGCCATTTGA
- a CDS encoding TetR/AcrR family transcriptional regulator — protein sequence MARYGAEHKTETRRRIIAAASRRLKQDGIDGSGIAAVMTDANLTNGAFYAHFGSKNNLVANVITDQLEQQRAAVSALPADRDSLESYIRSYLSTEHRDNQAEGCPTAALLSEIGRCDGVVRDAYSAGAQSIVKEIALHLPAVRSEMNRMQTAWGLFGILVTSLQLARAVSDPEVSAQVLDAGINNALRILDSPE from the coding sequence ATGGCCAGATATGGAGCGGAACACAAGACTGAGACGCGCCGGCGAATCATCGCGGCAGCCAGCCGGCGCCTCAAGCAAGACGGTATCGACGGCTCGGGCATCGCCGCGGTCATGACCGACGCCAACCTCACCAACGGCGCGTTCTACGCGCACTTCGGCTCCAAGAACAATCTCGTCGCGAACGTCATCACCGACCAACTCGAACAACAGCGCGCCGCCGTCAGCGCGCTACCTGCCGATCGAGACTCGTTGGAAAGCTATATCCGCAGCTATCTGTCCACCGAACACCGGGACAACCAAGCCGAGGGCTGCCCGACGGCGGCATTACTGAGTGAGATCGGACGCTGCGATGGCGTCGTCAGGGACGCCTATTCCGCTGGGGCACAGTCGATCGTCAAAGAAATTGCCCTGCATCTCCCAGCCGTAAGGTCGGAAATGAATCGAATGCAGACAGCGTGGGGCCTCTTTGGCATCTTGGTCACGTCCCTGCAACTGGCCCGAGCGGTCAGCGACCCCGAAGTCTCCGCCCAGGTGCTCGACGCCGGGATCAACAACGCACTTCGGATACTCGACAGTCCGGAGTAA